In Thauera sedimentorum, a single genomic region encodes these proteins:
- the ribH gene encoding 6,7-dimethyl-8-ribityllumazine synthase has protein sequence MSRFENITEYDIDLAGQSLRVGIVMSRFNQDVCEGLLSACVAELQRLGVSPDLTRIATVPGALEIPLTLQTMARSGRFDALIALGAVIRGETYHFELVSNEMGAGITRVTLDTGIPVANGVLTTEDDDQALARMQEKGSDCARTAVEMANLLKALK, from the coding sequence ATGTCCCGCTTCGAGAACATCACCGAATACGACATCGACCTCGCCGGCCAGAGCCTGCGTGTCGGCATCGTCATGAGCCGCTTCAACCAGGACGTGTGCGAGGGCCTGCTGTCGGCCTGCGTGGCCGAACTGCAGCGCCTGGGCGTGTCGCCCGACCTCACCCGCATCGCCACGGTGCCGGGCGCGCTGGAGATTCCGCTGACCCTGCAGACCATGGCGCGCAGCGGCCGCTTCGACGCACTGATCGCACTCGGCGCAGTGATCCGCGGCGAGACCTACCACTTCGAGCTGGTTTCCAACGAGATGGGCGCGGGCATCACCCGCGTGACGCTGGACACCGGCATCCCGGTCGCCAACGGCGTGCTGACCACCGAGGACGACGACCAGGCACTCGCCCGCATGCAGGAGAAGGGTAGCGACTGCGCCCGCACTGCGGTCGAGATGGCCAACCTGCTGAAGGCCCTGAAATGA
- the nusB gene encoding transcription antitermination factor NusB: MSSKSSRRRAREFALQGIYQWLLSGNSVPVIEEHVEQASGFDKADRELFVSLLRGTLENVADLQYDFAPFIDRPLSELSPVERGILLLATHELKNCLETPYRVVINEAIELAKGYGGTDGHRFVNGVLDKLATQLRAAEIAALKSEGKR, from the coding sequence ATGAGCAGCAAATCCTCCCGCCGCCGGGCGCGCGAATTCGCCCTGCAGGGCATCTACCAGTGGCTGCTGTCGGGCAACAGCGTGCCGGTGATCGAGGAGCACGTCGAGCAGGCCAGCGGCTTCGACAAGGCGGATCGCGAGCTCTTCGTCTCGCTGCTGCGCGGCACGCTGGAGAACGTCGCCGACCTGCAGTACGACTTCGCACCCTTCATCGACCGCCCGCTGTCGGAGCTCTCCCCGGTGGAGCGCGGCATCCTGCTGCTGGCCACCCACGAGCTGAAGAACTGCCTGGAGACCCCCTACCGGGTGGTGATCAACGAGGCGATCGAGCTGGCCAAGGGCTACGGCGGCACCGACGGCCACCGCTTCGTGAACGGCGTGCTGGACAAGCTCGCCACCCAGCTGCGCGCAGCTGAGATCGCCGCACTGAAGAGCGAAGGCAAGCGCTGA
- a CDS encoding DEAD/DEAH box helicase — protein MTFNELGLGEELLKAIEATGYTTPTPVQQQAIPAAIAGGDLLVSSHTGSGKTAAFTLPSLQRLTGRRPAPGAGPRVLVLTPTRELALQVEKAVNTYGRALRWLNTACLVGGAPFFAQVKQLARHPDVIVATPGRLIDHLERRKLKLSDIEVLVLDEADRMLDMGFLEDIETIVRATPASRQTLLFSATLDGVVGNLAREMTRNPQRIEIVGGGEDRGQIEQRLLFADGLGHKNKLLEAVLGCTTVNQAVVFTSTKRGAEEISLQLQEKGFSAAALHGDMHQGARNRTLQQLRSGRINILVATDVAARGIDVAGISHVVNFDPPRQAEDYVHRIGRTGRAGRSGVAITLSGPRETGIIRAIERYTGDRLEVHTIEGLEPSPRAANPRPAGNKPRFGSGKPGGFGGRGSNSPWPSSDQPSRRSAGGFGRGNSGGEGRFGGDRPQGARRPRP, from the coding sequence ATGACGTTCAACGAACTCGGCCTCGGCGAAGAATTGCTCAAGGCCATCGAGGCCACCGGCTACACCACCCCCACGCCGGTGCAACAGCAGGCCATCCCCGCGGCGATCGCCGGCGGCGACCTGCTGGTGTCCTCGCATACCGGCAGCGGCAAAACCGCGGCCTTCACCCTGCCCAGCCTGCAGCGCCTGACCGGCCGCCGCCCGGCGCCGGGTGCCGGCCCGCGCGTGCTGGTGCTCACCCCGACCCGCGAACTCGCCCTGCAGGTGGAAAAGGCGGTCAATACCTACGGCCGCGCGCTGCGCTGGCTGAACACCGCCTGCCTGGTCGGCGGCGCGCCCTTCTTCGCCCAGGTCAAGCAGCTCGCCCGCCATCCGGACGTGATCGTGGCCACCCCGGGTCGCCTGATCGACCACCTGGAGCGCCGCAAGCTCAAGCTCTCCGACATCGAGGTGCTGGTGCTGGACGAGGCCGACCGCATGCTGGACATGGGCTTCCTGGAAGACATCGAGACCATCGTGCGTGCCACCCCGGCCAGCCGCCAGACCCTGCTGTTCTCGGCCACCCTCGACGGCGTGGTCGGCAACCTGGCGCGCGAAATGACCCGCAACCCGCAGCGCATCGAGATCGTCGGCGGCGGCGAGGACCGCGGGCAGATCGAGCAACGCCTGCTGTTCGCCGACGGTCTCGGCCACAAGAACAAGCTGCTGGAAGCGGTGCTGGGCTGCACCACGGTGAACCAGGCCGTGGTGTTCACCTCCACCAAGCGCGGCGCCGAGGAGATCTCCCTGCAACTGCAGGAGAAGGGTTTCTCCGCCGCAGCCCTGCACGGCGACATGCACCAGGGCGCGCGCAACCGCACCCTGCAGCAGCTGCGTTCGGGCCGCATCAACATCCTGGTGGCCACCGACGTGGCCGCGCGCGGCATCGACGTCGCCGGCATCAGCCACGTGGTGAACTTCGATCCGCCGCGCCAGGCCGAGGACTATGTGCACCGCATCGGCCGTACCGGCCGCGCCGGGCGCAGCGGGGTGGCGATCACCCTGTCCGGCCCGCGCGAGACCGGCATCATCCGCGCCATCGAGCGCTACACCGGCGACCGCCTGGAAGTGCACACCATCGAGGGTCTGGAACCCAGCCCGCGCGCGGCCAACCCGCGCCCGGCGGGCAACAAGCCGCGCTTCGGCAGTGGCAAGCCGGGCGGCTTCGGCGGCCGCGGCAGCAACAGCCCGTGGCCGTCGTCGGACCAGCCCTCGCGCCGCAGTGCCGGTGGTTTCGGACGCGGCAACAGTGGCGGGGAAGGCCGCTTCGGCGGCGACCGTCCGCAGGGTGCGCGCCGTCCGCGCCCCTGA
- a CDS encoding HU family DNA-binding protein: MNKGEFVEALADRLDVSRAQADRALSGVLDIIAEQLSKGEKVAFTGFGSFEVSKRAARTGRNPQTGATIKIAASSVPKFTAGATLKASVNGK, from the coding sequence ATGAACAAAGGTGAATTCGTCGAAGCCCTGGCCGACCGTCTGGACGTTTCCCGCGCGCAAGCCGACCGTGCCCTTTCCGGCGTGCTCGATATCATCGCCGAGCAGCTCTCCAAAGGCGAAAAGGTTGCCTTCACCGGCTTTGGCTCCTTCGAGGTCTCCAAGCGCGCCGCACGTACCGGCCGCAATCCGCAAACCGGCGCGACCATCAAGATCGCTGCTTCCAGCGTGCCCAAGTTCACCGCTGGCGCGACCCTGAAGGCCTCCGTGAACGGCAAGTAA
- a CDS encoding ATP-binding protein produces the protein MNAIRRRTLALVLALFTVISTVIFVVSVQDAAHEVEELFDARLAQSARMLQGLMRVDPGGGEQLRARVHAAFADALSQSGELDVGDEGNLPYDGHPYESKLSFQVWRGDQLVMRTGSAPDGPLSRIAGGFADELVGGHVWRVFVLRDAAQGLRIMAGEREDVRGELVSGIVWQTMMPDIVGVPLLTVLIWMAIGWGLKPLERMAGLIRSRDPAHLAPLELSPLPEELAPMQHALNRLLGEVSRLLASEQRFIADAAHELRTPLAVLRVHAQNALDAGSEQERRAALLELRAGVDRATRLAGQMLTLARLEQAEPANGREALNLLAEVRRELAGLMPLADEAQAELALEADEALDWRLPLEPGALGMLVHNLVANALRHAPAGSTVALRLGAVDDGIELVVADHGPGVPVASRALLGQRFLRLGGGSGAGLGLSIVRRVVERHGGRLAFDETPGGGLTVRIVLPRTAHTIV, from the coding sequence ATGAACGCCATCCGCCGCCGCACGCTGGCGCTGGTGCTGGCGCTGTTCACCGTCATCAGCACGGTGATCTTCGTCGTCAGCGTGCAGGATGCCGCGCACGAGGTCGAGGAGTTGTTCGATGCCCGCCTGGCGCAGAGCGCGCGCATGCTGCAGGGGCTGATGCGGGTCGATCCCGGCGGCGGCGAGCAGTTGCGGGCGCGCGTCCATGCGGCCTTTGCCGACGCGCTGAGCCAGAGCGGCGAGCTCGATGTCGGCGACGAGGGCAACCTGCCCTATGACGGGCATCCCTACGAGAGCAAGCTCAGCTTCCAGGTCTGGCGCGGCGACCAGCTGGTGATGCGCACCGGCAGCGCCCCGGACGGTCCGCTCAGCCGCATCGCAGGCGGCTTCGCCGACGAGCTGGTCGGCGGCCACGTCTGGCGGGTGTTCGTGCTGCGCGACGCCGCCCAGGGGCTGCGCATCATGGCCGGCGAGCGCGAGGACGTGCGTGGCGAGCTGGTGAGCGGCATCGTCTGGCAGACGATGATGCCGGACATCGTTGGCGTGCCCCTGCTCACCGTACTCATCTGGATGGCGATCGGCTGGGGCCTGAAGCCGCTCGAACGCATGGCCGGCCTGATCCGTTCGCGCGACCCCGCCCACCTGGCGCCGTTGGAGCTGTCGCCCTTGCCCGAGGAGCTGGCGCCCATGCAGCACGCCCTGAACCGGCTGCTCGGCGAGGTCTCCCGCCTGCTGGCGAGCGAGCAGCGTTTCATCGCCGACGCCGCCCACGAGTTGCGCACACCGCTGGCGGTGCTGCGCGTCCATGCCCAGAACGCGCTCGACGCTGGCAGCGAGCAGGAGCGCCGCGCGGCGCTGCTCGAGCTGCGGGCCGGCGTGGACCGCGCCACCCGCCTGGCCGGGCAGATGCTGACCCTGGCGCGCCTGGAGCAGGCCGAGCCGGCGAATGGCCGCGAGGCGCTGAACCTGCTGGCCGAGGTGCGCCGGGAGCTTGCCGGCCTGATGCCGCTGGCCGACGAGGCGCAGGCGGAGCTCGCACTGGAGGCCGACGAGGCCCTGGACTGGCGCCTGCCGCTCGAGCCCGGAGCGCTCGGGATGCTGGTGCACAACCTGGTGGCCAACGCCCTGCGCCATGCGCCGGCCGGCAGCACCGTGGCGCTGCGCCTCGGTGCGGTGGACGATGGCATCGAGCTGGTGGTCGCCGATCATGGCCCCGGCGTGCCTGTAGCGTCGCGCGCGCTTCTCGGCCAACGCTTCCTGCGCCTGGGGGGCGGCAGCGGCGCGGGGCTCGGCTTGTCCATCGTGCGCCGCGTGGTCGAGCGTCATGGCGGGCGCCTGGCGTTCGACGAAACCCCCGGTGGCGGCCTCACGGTGCGGATCGTCCTGCCGCGCACGGCGCACACCATAGTCTGA
- a CDS encoding response regulator — protein MRILLVEDDAALAAGVRTALRPEGYTVDCLDDGPHALQALLHGGYELAVLDLGLPRMDGLDVLRQLRASGSAVPVLVLTARDATADRIAGLDAGADDYLVKPFEVDELKARLRALLRRAAGRPQPVVEHRGVRLEPAAQAVFLHGRAVSLSRREFAILHELLAQPGRVLTREQLEGLLYGWGEEIESNAIEVHIHHLRRKLFPGLIRTLRGIGYVIDKAGADEAAR, from the coding sequence ATGCGCATACTGCTGGTGGAAGACGATGCCGCGCTGGCGGCCGGCGTACGCACGGCATTGCGCCCCGAGGGTTACACGGTCGATTGCCTGGACGACGGCCCGCATGCGCTGCAGGCGCTGCTCCATGGCGGCTACGAGTTGGCGGTGCTGGACCTCGGGCTGCCGCGCATGGACGGACTCGACGTGCTGCGCCAGCTGCGCGCCAGCGGCAGCGCGGTGCCCGTGCTGGTGCTGACCGCGCGCGATGCCACCGCGGACCGCATCGCCGGGCTGGATGCCGGGGCCGACGACTACCTGGTGAAACCCTTCGAGGTCGACGAGCTCAAGGCCCGCCTGCGCGCCCTGCTGCGCCGTGCGGCTGGGCGGCCGCAGCCGGTGGTCGAGCATCGCGGCGTGCGCCTGGAGCCGGCCGCTCAGGCCGTGTTCCTGCACGGGCGGGCGGTCAGCCTGTCGCGCCGGGAGTTCGCCATATTGCACGAGTTGCTGGCCCAGCCCGGCCGGGTGCTGACCCGCGAGCAGCTTGAAGGCCTGCTGTACGGCTGGGGCGAGGAGATCGAGAGCAATGCCATCGAGGTGCACATCCACCACCTGCGGCGCAAGCTCTTCCCCGGGCTGATCCGCACGCTGCGCGGCATCGGCTACGTGATCGACAAGGCCGGGGCGGACGAGGCCGCGCGATGA
- a CDS encoding LTA synthase family protein, whose product MSASLAAPAPPASPRLARLWQGLAVFGPYAPLVMMVLVGLVLLSASRLGLMAWQWERVSATGLAGQMLLQGVRVDLIQLGLLALPPLLLAPFLATAPAWPLWRRLTWLWAILAITLLVFLELATPGFVGEYDSRPNRLFVEYLKYPREVSAMLWGGFRLHVLAGLSFTALAAWAMSRLMRPWLAEPRRGKHWQLWLSWPFVFLLVAFAIRSTTDHRPANPAMFALTADPMVNSLILNSAWSVAHAVYNLKHEAESGAVYGEMPVEEMLATVAAARGAEGLTSVSAALPELPTLSRLLPSRPRARPLNLVIVLEESLGATFVESLGGLPVTPELEKLKEQGWWFEQLYATGTRSVRGIEAVTTGFPPTPAQSVVKLSLSQTGFFSLADLLGRRGYHTEFIYGGESHFDNMRSFFKGNGFERVIDEKDYQAPVFTGSWGVSDEDLFNRAHQEITAHHAAGKPFFTLIFTSSNHSPFEFPDGRIELYDEEKGTENNAVKYADYALGRFFEQARASAYWQDTVFLVVADHDIRTKGDSLIPVERFHIPGLILGADIEPRRIRTVASQIDLPVTVLSLMGIEADTPMLGRDLSREAADAPGRAMMQYEQHYGWMEGQRLVILRPEKEPAHAVYDPAAKRLALATEPPADAAELERRALAHVLLPSWLYREQRYRLPDERTPARTAGPAGSGAMRATGG is encoded by the coding sequence ATGTCCGCCTCCCTCGCCGCCCCTGCCCCGCCCGCCTCGCCCCGCCTCGCACGCCTGTGGCAAGGCCTGGCCGTGTTCGGCCCCTATGCCCCGCTGGTGATGATGGTGCTGGTCGGTCTGGTGCTGCTTTCGGCCAGCCGGCTCGGCCTCATGGCCTGGCAGTGGGAGCGGGTATCCGCCACCGGCCTCGCCGGGCAGATGCTGCTGCAGGGGGTGCGCGTGGACCTCATCCAGCTCGGGCTGCTGGCCCTGCCGCCGCTGCTCCTCGCACCCTTTCTCGCCACCGCACCCGCCTGGCCGCTGTGGCGCCGGCTGACCTGGTTGTGGGCGATCCTGGCGATCACCCTGCTGGTCTTCCTGGAACTGGCCACGCCGGGCTTCGTCGGCGAGTACGACAGCCGGCCGAACCGGCTGTTCGTGGAATACCTCAAGTATCCGCGCGAGGTGTCCGCCATGCTGTGGGGCGGCTTCCGCCTTCATGTACTGGCCGGGCTGTCCTTCACCGCGCTGGCGGCCTGGGCGATGAGCCGGCTGATGCGCCCCTGGCTGGCCGAACCGCGACGCGGCAAGCACTGGCAACTGTGGTTGTCCTGGCCCTTCGTGTTCCTGCTGGTGGCCTTCGCCATCCGCTCCACCACCGACCATCGCCCGGCCAATCCGGCGATGTTCGCGCTGACCGCCGACCCGATGGTCAACAGCCTGATCCTCAATTCCGCCTGGTCGGTGGCCCACGCGGTCTACAACCTCAAGCATGAGGCCGAGTCCGGCGCGGTCTACGGCGAGATGCCGGTCGAAGAGATGCTCGCCACCGTGGCGGCGGCGCGCGGCGCGGAAGGGCTCACGTCGGTTTCGGCCGCCCTGCCCGAGCTGCCCACGCTGAGCCGCCTGCTTCCCAGCCGGCCGCGCGCGCGGCCGCTCAACCTGGTGATCGTGCTGGAAGAGAGCCTGGGCGCCACCTTCGTCGAATCGCTCGGCGGCCTGCCGGTGACCCCGGAGCTGGAGAAGCTCAAGGAACAGGGCTGGTGGTTCGAGCAGCTCTACGCCACCGGCACCCGCTCGGTGCGCGGCATCGAGGCGGTCACCACCGGCTTTCCGCCCACGCCGGCGCAGAGCGTGGTCAAGTTGTCGCTGTCGCAGACCGGCTTCTTCTCGCTGGCCGACCTGCTCGGCCGCCGTGGCTACCACACCGAGTTCATCTACGGCGGCGAATCGCACTTCGACAACATGCGCAGCTTCTTCAAGGGCAACGGCTTCGAGCGCGTGATCGACGAGAAGGACTACCAGGCGCCGGTATTCACCGGCAGCTGGGGGGTGTCCGACGAGGACTTGTTCAACCGCGCGCACCAGGAGATCACCGCGCATCACGCCGCCGGCAAACCCTTCTTCACGCTGATCTTCACCTCGTCCAACCACTCGCCCTTCGAGTTCCCCGACGGGCGCATCGAGCTGTACGACGAAGAGAAGGGCACCGAGAACAACGCGGTCAAGTACGCGGATTACGCGCTCGGCCGCTTCTTCGAGCAGGCGCGCGCCAGCGCCTACTGGCAGGACACCGTGTTCCTGGTGGTCGCCGACCACGACATCCGCACCAAGGGCGACAGCCTGATCCCGGTCGAGCGCTTCCACATCCCCGGACTGATCCTGGGCGCCGACATCGAGCCGCGACGCATACGGACGGTGGCCAGCCAGATCGATCTGCCGGTCACCGTGCTGTCGCTGATGGGCATCGAGGCCGACACGCCGATGCTGGGCCGCGACCTGTCGCGCGAGGCCGCCGACGCACCGGGCCGCGCGATGATGCAGTACGAGCAGCACTACGGCTGGATGGAAGGCCAGCGCCTGGTGATCCTGCGGCCGGAGAAGGAACCTGCACACGCCGTCTACGATCCGGCCGCCAAGCGCCTCGCGCTGGCAACCGAACCGCCGGCCGACGCCGCCGAGCTGGAACGCCGGGCGCTCGCCCATGTGCTGCTGCCGTCCTGGCTGTACCGCGAGCAGCGCTACCGTCTGCCGGATGAGCGCACGCCGGCCAGAACGGCCGGACCGGCCGGCTCCGGCGCGATGCGTGCGACCGGCGGTTGA
- a CDS encoding hemerythrin domain-containing protein → MEALRIIEDEHQSLAAILHAVRYMLKEIGKGKLAPDFRLLRAMVHYLDAYPEQRHHPKEDQYLFARLKLRTSEGADAMARLEQEHAGGEARIKALETALHQYASGDKDGFDAFNRAFENFADFYRNHMLLEEREVLPLCRKHFTDEDWEAVAAGFRENNDPMGGTRDTEDFQRIFSKLVAAAPPPIGLGAGPYKDD, encoded by the coding sequence ATGGAAGCCCTACGCATCATCGAGGACGAGCACCAGTCGCTCGCCGCCATCCTGCACGCGGTGCGCTACATGCTGAAGGAGATCGGCAAGGGCAAGCTCGCCCCCGACTTCCGCCTGCTGCGCGCCATGGTGCACTACCTGGACGCCTATCCCGAGCAGCGCCACCACCCCAAGGAAGACCAGTACCTGTTCGCCCGCCTGAAGCTGCGCACCAGCGAGGGCGCGGACGCCATGGCCCGCCTGGAGCAGGAGCACGCCGGCGGCGAGGCGCGCATCAAGGCGCTGGAAACCGCGCTGCACCAGTACGCCAGCGGCGACAAGGACGGCTTCGACGCCTTCAATCGCGCCTTCGAGAACTTCGCCGACTTCTACCGCAACCACATGCTGCTGGAAGAGCGCGAAGTGCTGCCCCTGTGCCGCAAGCATTTCACCGACGAGGACTGGGAGGCGGTGGCCGCCGGCTTCCGCGAGAACAACGACCCGATGGGCGGCACCCGCGACACCGAGGACTTCCAGCGCATCTTCTCCAAACTCGTGGCCGCCGCGCCGCCGCCGATCGGCCTCGGGGCAGGGCCTTACAAGGACGATTGA
- a CDS encoding ABC transporter ATP-binding protein: MSTATVNNVLEVRDLCVSYGKVEALHNANISVGQGQIVTVIGPNGAGKTTMLSAIMGVLGSRGQVNFDGSIEGVPEVERMVARGMNLVPEKRELFGEMSVEDNLVLGAFQRYRMGKRDHAQTMDEVYDIFPRLKERRSQMAGTLSGGERQMLAVGRALMAKPKLLMLDEPSLGLAPLIVREIFRIIAELRRRGVSILLVEQNARAALQVADYAYVLETGEIAMEGPAHKLADDPRVIEAYLGLGGKHQDKLAG; encoded by the coding sequence ATGAGCACCGCGACCGTGAACAACGTTCTGGAAGTGCGCGACCTGTGCGTGTCCTACGGCAAGGTCGAGGCGCTGCACAACGCCAACATCAGCGTCGGCCAGGGGCAGATCGTCACCGTGATCGGCCCCAACGGCGCCGGCAAGACCACCATGCTGTCGGCCATCATGGGGGTGCTCGGCTCGCGCGGGCAGGTGAACTTCGACGGCAGCATCGAGGGCGTGCCCGAGGTCGAGCGCATGGTCGCCCGCGGCATGAACCTGGTGCCCGAGAAGCGCGAGCTGTTCGGCGAGATGAGCGTGGAGGACAACCTCGTGCTGGGCGCCTTCCAGCGCTACCGGATGGGCAAGCGCGACCACGCGCAGACCATGGACGAGGTGTACGACATCTTCCCGCGCCTCAAGGAGCGTCGCAGCCAGATGGCCGGCACGCTGTCCGGTGGCGAACGACAGATGCTGGCGGTGGGCCGCGCGCTGATGGCCAAGCCCAAGCTGCTGATGCTGGACGAACCCAGCCTGGGGCTGGCGCCGCTGATCGTGCGCGAGATCTTCCGCATCATCGCGGAACTGCGCCGGCGCGGGGTGTCCATCCTGCTGGTGGAGCAGAACGCGCGCGCCGCGCTGCAGGTGGCCGACTACGCCTACGTGCTGGAGACCGGCGAGATCGCCATGGAAGGCCCGGCCCACAAGCTGGCCGACGACCCGCGCGTGATCGAGGCCTACCTGGGCCTCGGCGGCAAGCACCAGGACAAGCTGGCCGGCTAG